A single window of Modestobacter italicus DNA harbors:
- a CDS encoding ABC transporter substrate-binding protein, whose product MTSTTIHRRSALRPSSILVAGATAALVLSGCANSGESESSAGSAAAGSGAAQQTVENTAAAGEGCTLDSYGMKKVDLKGAIVGFSQSEPDTAAFRAAETQSIKDEAAKVGVGQLLVTNANAQLTKQISDIQDMLNQGAQVLIVAPVNSDGLDPALAAAKAKGVPVLTIDRKVTNASCSDYLAFIGSDFEDQGKRAADAMNEATGGKANVAVLLGSSGNNVTDLRTSGFEDQVKAEYPDIKIVASQTGDFDRSKGQSVAEQLLQSNPEIDAIYAENDEMGLGAMQAVLSAGKQPGTDVKIVSIDGTRNAVQAIVDGQYNAVIESNPRFGPLAFSTLSDFMNGEAIPEDIIIADDEYTPENAESELANAF is encoded by the coding sequence ATGACCAGCACCACCATCCACCGGCGGTCCGCGCTGCGGCCGTCCAGCATCCTCGTCGCCGGCGCCACAGCAGCCCTCGTGCTCAGCGGTTGCGCCAACAGCGGCGAGAGCGAGAGCTCGGCCGGGTCGGCGGCCGCCGGCTCCGGGGCCGCGCAGCAGACCGTCGAGAACACCGCGGCGGCCGGCGAGGGCTGCACCCTCGACAGCTACGGCATGAAGAAGGTCGACCTCAAGGGCGCCATCGTCGGGTTCTCCCAGTCCGAGCCGGACACCGCGGCCTTCCGCGCCGCCGAGACCCAGTCGATCAAGGACGAGGCGGCGAAGGTCGGCGTCGGCCAGCTGCTGGTCACCAACGCCAACGCCCAGCTGACCAAGCAGATCTCCGACATCCAGGACATGCTCAACCAGGGCGCCCAGGTGCTCATCGTCGCGCCGGTGAACTCCGACGGGCTCGACCCGGCGCTGGCCGCGGCCAAGGCCAAGGGCGTGCCGGTGCTGACCATCGACCGCAAGGTCACCAACGCCTCCTGTTCGGACTACCTGGCCTTCATCGGCTCGGACTTCGAGGACCAGGGCAAGCGGGCGGCCGACGCGATGAACGAGGCCACCGGCGGCAAGGCGAACGTCGCCGTCCTGCTGGGCTCCTCGGGCAACAACGTCACCGACCTGCGCACCTCCGGCTTCGAGGACCAGGTCAAGGCGGAGTACCCGGACATCAAGATCGTCGCCTCGCAGACCGGTGACTTCGACCGGTCCAAGGGCCAGTCGGTGGCCGAGCAGCTGCTCCAGTCCAACCCCGAGATCGACGCCATCTACGCCGAGAACGACGAGATGGGGCTCGGCGCGATGCAGGCCGTGCTGAGCGCCGGCAAGCAGCCGGGCACCGACGTCAAGATCGTCTCGATCGACGGCACCCGCAACGCGGTGCAGGCCATCGTCGACGGCCAGTACAACGCCGTCATCGAGTCCAACCCGCGGTTCGGGCCGCTGGCGTTCTCCACGCTCAGCGACTTCATGAACGGGGAGGCCATCCCCGAGGACATCATCATCGCCGACGACGAGTACACCCCCGAGAACGCCGAGTCCGAGCTGGCCAACGCGTTCTGA
- a CDS encoding DeoR/GlpR family DNA-binding transcription regulator yields the protein MLARQRQERILEAVRVHGGARVSDLVTLLNVSEMTVRRDIATLAGRGLVARVHGGATAVDGRSADEPGFLAKSAMALREKAAIAQVAAGLVEPGDSVALSAGTTTYAVAEALLGVADLTVVTNSLPVARLLHESARRDLTVVLTGGVPTPSDALVGPVAVGALRGLHVDWLFLGVHGMDEHAGLTTPNLVESDTDRALVAAARQVVVVADSSKWRIVGLSSIATLSEVDVLVTDSGLPETARRELASRVGRLAIAEVPAPPA from the coding sequence GTGCTCGCGCGACAACGACAGGAGCGGATCCTCGAGGCGGTCCGGGTGCACGGCGGTGCCCGGGTCTCCGACCTCGTGACCCTGCTCAACGTCTCGGAGATGACGGTGCGGCGGGACATCGCCACCCTCGCCGGCCGGGGGCTGGTCGCCCGGGTGCACGGGGGTGCCACGGCCGTGGACGGCAGGAGCGCCGACGAGCCCGGCTTCCTGGCCAAGTCGGCCATGGCGCTGCGCGAGAAGGCGGCCATCGCCCAGGTCGCCGCCGGCCTGGTCGAGCCCGGCGACTCGGTGGCGCTGTCCGCCGGCACCACCACCTACGCCGTCGCCGAGGCGCTGCTCGGGGTGGCCGACCTGACCGTGGTCACGAACTCGCTGCCGGTGGCCCGGCTGCTGCACGAGAGCGCCCGGCGCGACCTGACCGTGGTGCTCACCGGCGGTGTGCCCACCCCGTCGGACGCCCTCGTCGGCCCGGTCGCCGTCGGCGCCCTACGCGGGCTGCACGTCGACTGGCTGTTCCTCGGGGTGCACGGCATGGACGAGCACGCCGGGCTGACCACCCCGAACCTCGTGGAGAGCGACACCGACCGGGCGCTGGTGGCCGCCGCCCGCCAGGTGGTGGTCGTCGCCGACTCGTCCAAGTGGCGGATCGTCGGGTTGAGCAGCATCGCCACCCTCAGCGAGGTAGACGTGCTGGTCACCGACTCGGGTCTGCCCGAGACCGCCCGCCGGGAACTGGCCTCCCGGGTCGGCCGGCTGGCCATCGCCGAGGTACCCGCCCCACCGGCCTGA
- a CDS encoding sugar ABC transporter ATP-binding protein, which translates to MAEPTAAHSRAPGLTEDDAGPLLTVRGVEKSFSGVHALRGVDLTLERGSIHALVGENGAGKSTLIKVLTGVHPADAGEVRFRGRPVAFTRPADAQDAGISTVYQEINLVPLLTVAQNIYLGREPRRRGLVDTRGLNQQAAELVQRLGIEVDVRAKLGSLGLGVQQMVALARAVSIDARVVIMDEPTSSLEVREVETLFGVARTLAASGVGLLFVSHRMEELWALCDTVTVLRDGRVVHTGPMAALDRVGLVSLMLGREASDVRAGGTTDFGDSHVHGTTPLLSVSGVRVPNRLRDVALTARPGEVVGLGGLLGSGRSETLKAIYGDLHTTAADIEIGGQRVKAGSVSRSLEAGIALLSEDRKAEGIIPDLSVRDNIALAVMPRLSRAGIISDSKVDALVEVFMRRLKIKASSPRQKVRELSGGNQQKVLIARWLATEPKVFLLDEPTRGIDVGAKREVQGLIDELAEQGLAVVLVSSEMDELVEGSDRIVVLHDGAVSGQLSGDQLTSAHLLTALAGGTPSDTGTAAGAGRSDRG; encoded by the coding sequence GTGGCCGAGCCGACCGCTGCCCACAGCCGTGCCCCCGGCCTGACCGAGGACGACGCCGGGCCCCTGCTCACCGTCCGGGGCGTGGAGAAGTCCTTCAGCGGCGTGCACGCGCTGCGCGGGGTCGACCTCACCCTCGAGCGTGGGTCCATCCACGCCCTGGTGGGCGAGAACGGGGCCGGGAAGTCGACCCTGATCAAGGTCCTCACCGGCGTGCACCCCGCCGACGCCGGCGAGGTCCGCTTCCGCGGCCGGCCGGTGGCCTTCACCCGGCCCGCCGACGCGCAGGACGCCGGGATCTCCACGGTCTACCAGGAGATCAACCTGGTCCCGCTGCTGACCGTGGCGCAGAACATCTACCTGGGCCGGGAGCCGCGCCGCCGCGGCCTGGTCGACACCCGCGGGCTGAACCAGCAGGCCGCCGAGCTGGTGCAGCGCCTGGGCATCGAGGTCGACGTCCGGGCGAAGCTCGGCTCGCTGGGCCTGGGCGTCCAGCAGATGGTGGCCCTCGCCCGCGCCGTCTCCATCGACGCGCGCGTGGTGATCATGGACGAGCCGACGTCCTCGCTGGAGGTGCGCGAGGTCGAGACGCTGTTCGGCGTCGCCCGCACGCTGGCCGCCTCGGGCGTCGGTCTGCTCTTCGTCTCGCACCGCATGGAGGAGCTGTGGGCGCTGTGCGACACGGTCACCGTGCTGCGCGACGGCCGCGTGGTGCACACCGGCCCGATGGCGGCGCTGGACCGGGTCGGCCTGGTCTCGCTCATGCTCGGGCGGGAGGCCAGCGACGTCCGCGCCGGTGGCACCACCGACTTCGGCGACTCGCACGTGCACGGCACGACGCCGCTGCTGTCGGTGTCCGGGGTCCGGGTGCCCAACCGGCTGCGCGACGTCGCCCTCACCGCGCGGCCGGGTGAGGTGGTCGGCCTCGGTGGCCTGCTGGGCTCCGGCCGCAGCGAGACGCTGAAGGCGATCTACGGCGACCTGCACACGACCGCGGCCGACATCGAGATCGGCGGGCAGCGGGTGAAGGCGGGGTCGGTCAGCCGCTCGCTGGAGGCCGGCATCGCGCTGCTGTCGGAGGACCGCAAGGCGGAGGGGATCATCCCGGACCTGTCGGTGCGGGACAACATCGCGCTGGCGGTCATGCCGCGGCTGTCCCGGGCCGGGATCATCTCCGACTCGAAGGTCGACGCGCTGGTCGAGGTCTTCATGCGCCGCCTGAAGATCAAGGCCTCCAGCCCGCGGCAGAAGGTCCGCGAGCTGTCCGGCGGCAACCAGCAGAAGGTGCTCATCGCCCGCTGGCTGGCCACCGAGCCCAAGGTCTTCCTGCTCGACGAGCCCACCCGCGGCATCGACGTGGGCGCCAAGCGCGAGGTCCAGGGCCTCATCGACGAGCTCGCCGAGCAGGGCCTGGCCGTCGTGCTGGTGTCCAGCGAGATGGACGAGCTGGTCGAGGGCAGCGACCGCATCGTGGTCCTGCACGACGGCGCGGTCTCCGGGCAGCTCTCCGGCGACCAGCTGACCTCCGCGCACCTCCTCACCGCCCTCGCCGGCGGCACCCCCTCGGACACCGGCACCGCTGCCGGCGCAGGAAGGAGCGACCGTGGCTGA
- a CDS encoding SRPBCC family protein: MGQVVATAERVVRAPADVVRDALADYVTTRPAVLPEQYSEYRVDDGGRGAGTRVHWRLQATSKRVREQDVVVTAGPDGALVESDANSSMVTTWTVTPADAGASTVRARTTWNGAGGIGGFFERAFAPKGLARIHQALLERLEHTVTTG, encoded by the coding sequence ATGGGCCAGGTCGTCGCCACCGCTGAACGCGTCGTACGAGCACCCGCGGACGTCGTCCGCGACGCGCTCGCCGACTACGTCACCACCCGTCCCGCCGTGCTGCCCGAGCAGTACAGCGAGTACCGGGTCGACGACGGTGGCCGGGGCGCGGGCACCCGCGTGCACTGGCGGCTGCAGGCCACGTCGAAGCGGGTCCGCGAGCAGGACGTCGTCGTCACCGCCGGCCCCGACGGCGCGCTGGTGGAGAGCGACGCGAACTCCAGCATGGTCACCACCTGGACCGTCACCCCGGCCGACGCCGGGGCCAGCACGGTCCGGGCGCGGACGACCTGGAACGGGGCCGGCGGCATCGGCGGGTTCTTCGAGCGCGCCTTCGCGCCCAAGGGCCTGGCCCGCATCCACCAGGCGCTGCTGGAGCGGCTGGAGCACACCGTCACCACCGGCTGA
- a CDS encoding ABC transporter permease — protein sequence MAEHTATAIEPATPPPAEEAPDRRSRLDGAWFRRNGVYVGLVVLVLVNLVITPHFASTGSLRLQLVQVAPIIVVSLGMAMVIGTGGIDLSVGAVMALTAAVIPLYIGYGTLGAIAAGLIAGMLAGALSGSVISRIGVQPIIATLAVMVGGRGLANIMGGQIKSIRDPGFRELGSGKLLGIPWVVLIAIVVVIAVALLMTRTTFGRQLVAIGGNARAAALAGLPVTRVLTTVYVLSALLAALAGVLLVARNQASDPTRLGQLVELTAITAVVVGGTPLTGGQVRVLGTVAGALLMQLITFTLVAHNITDSVAQMVQAVIVVLAVYATVGTRMRRRSRA from the coding sequence GTGGCTGAGCACACGGCGACCGCGATCGAGCCGGCGACCCCGCCGCCGGCGGAGGAGGCCCCGGACCGCCGGAGCCGCCTGGACGGCGCCTGGTTCCGGCGCAACGGCGTCTACGTGGGCCTCGTCGTCCTCGTCCTGGTCAACCTGGTCATCACCCCGCACTTCGCCAGCACCGGGTCGCTCCGGCTGCAGCTCGTGCAGGTCGCCCCGATCATCGTGGTGAGCCTGGGTATGGCGATGGTCATCGGCACCGGCGGCATCGACCTGTCGGTGGGCGCGGTGATGGCGCTGACCGCCGCGGTCATCCCGCTCTACATCGGCTACGGCACCCTGGGCGCCATCGCGGCGGGCCTGATCGCGGGCATGCTGGCCGGTGCGCTGTCCGGTTCGGTGATCAGCCGGATCGGCGTCCAGCCGATCATCGCCACGCTGGCGGTCATGGTCGGCGGCCGCGGCCTGGCGAACATCATGGGCGGCCAGATCAAGAGCATCCGCGACCCCGGGTTCCGCGAGCTGGGCAGCGGCAAGCTGCTCGGCATCCCGTGGGTCGTGCTCATCGCGATCGTCGTGGTCATCGCGGTGGCGCTGCTGATGACCCGCACCACCTTCGGCCGTCAGCTCGTCGCGATCGGTGGCAACGCGCGGGCCGCGGCGCTCGCCGGCCTCCCGGTCACCCGGGTGCTCACCACGGTCTACGTGCTCTCCGCGCTGCTGGCCGCGCTCGCCGGCGTGCTGCTGGTGGCCCGCAACCAGGCCAGCGACCCGACGCGGCTGGGCCAGCTGGTCGAGCTGACCGCGATCACCGCGGTCGTCGTCGGCGGCACGCCGCTGACCGGTGGCCAGGTGCGCGTGCTGGGCACGGTGGCCGGCGCCCTGCTGATGCAGCTGATCACCTTCACCCTGGTCGCCCACAACATCACCGACTCGGTGGCCCAGATGGTCCAGGCGGTCATCGTCGTCCTGGCCGTCTACGCCACCGTCGGCACCCGGATGCGGCGGAGGTCGCGAGCATGA
- a CDS encoding DUF2695 domain-containing protein, producing METDPARTAETDLVALSDALTRPRPAECLFCFADRMLDEFGCDGTLRWVRRWRDLRLPRATGLERRLGRSGGFCDCEVFLNGWTVRDDLLVRDEDGETDWPPQRPACPGVGSRSSQPCATWEPRRRGRW from the coding sequence ATGGAGACCGACCCCGCGCGCACCGCCGAGACCGACCTGGTCGCGCTGTCCGACGCACTCACCCGCCCGCGGCCCGCCGAGTGCCTGTTCTGCTTCGCCGATCGCATGCTCGACGAGTTCGGCTGCGACGGCACGCTGCGCTGGGTCCGCCGCTGGCGTGACCTGCGGCTGCCCCGGGCGACCGGGCTGGAGCGCCGGCTCGGCCGCAGCGGTGGGTTCTGCGACTGCGAGGTCTTCCTGAACGGGTGGACCGTCCGGGACGACCTCCTGGTGCGCGACGAGGACGGTGAGACCGACTGGCCGCCGCAGCGGCCGGCGTGCCCCGGCGTCGGGTCCCGGTCCTCCCAGCCCTGCGCGACCTGGGAGCCGCGCCGGCGGGGCCGGTGGTGA
- a CDS encoding NAD-dependent protein deacetylase translates to MTAAPATVEGVPALADLLADGGALVLSGAGLSTDSGIPDYRGATGSLRRHTPMTWQTFTRDPRGRHRYWARSFVGWRQIGEARPNAGHRAVAALQAAGAVGAVITQNVDGLHQAAGAREVVELHGGLDRTVCLGCGDVADRAALDVRLRAANPGFRPEPTDEVNPDGDVELPEEALDGFVMVDCLACGGGPLKPDVVFFGETVPRDRVDHCFGLVDRARSLLVLGSSLTVMSGYRFVIHAAKRGIPVAIVNSGPTRGDAKADLKVDAPLGAVLPELARRVG, encoded by the coding sequence GTGACCGCAGCACCCGCGACCGTGGAGGGCGTCCCCGCGCTCGCCGACCTGCTCGCCGACGGCGGTGCGCTGGTCCTCTCCGGCGCCGGCCTGTCCACCGACTCCGGCATCCCCGACTACCGGGGCGCGACCGGCTCGCTGCGCCGGCACACCCCGATGACCTGGCAGACCTTCACCCGCGACCCGCGCGGCCGGCACCGGTACTGGGCGCGCAGCTTCGTCGGCTGGCGGCAGATCGGCGAGGCCCGCCCGAACGCCGGCCACCGGGCGGTCGCGGCGCTGCAGGCCGCCGGGGCGGTAGGCGCGGTGATCACCCAGAACGTCGACGGGCTGCACCAGGCCGCCGGTGCGCGGGAGGTCGTCGAGCTGCACGGCGGGCTGGACCGCACCGTCTGCCTGGGTTGCGGCGACGTCGCCGACCGGGCGGCGCTCGACGTCCGGCTGCGGGCGGCCAACCCCGGCTTCCGGCCGGAGCCCACCGACGAGGTCAACCCGGACGGCGACGTGGAGCTCCCCGAGGAGGCTCTCGACGGGTTCGTGATGGTCGACTGCCTGGCCTGTGGCGGCGGGCCGCTCAAGCCCGACGTCGTCTTCTTCGGCGAGACCGTCCCGCGGGACCGCGTCGACCACTGCTTCGGCCTGGTCGACCGGGCCCGGTCGCTGCTGGTGCTGGGCTCGTCGTTGACGGTGATGAGCGGCTACCGGTTCGTCATCCACGCCGCCAAGCGGGGCATCCCGGTGGCGATCGTCAACTCCGGGCCCACCCGCGGTGACGCCAAGGCCGACCTGAAGGTCGACGCACCGCTGGGCGCGGTGCTGCCGGAGCTGGCCCGCCGGGTG